CTCGACCGGAACCTTCGGGGGCCTGGGGCACGGGATCTGCGATGTGGACACCAACAAGCTGATGCCGTTCGGCAGCGGCGAAGTCGTGCCGGTCACCATCAGCGGCGTGATCCGCGGCCAGAAAGGGCGTGCGGGGGAGCTGCGCGGCTATTTCAACAGCGACCTTCCCATCGGAAAGCTGGCGGAAAACACCCCGTCCGGCGTCTACGGCACGCTCAATTCCTCGCCGGTGAGCGGCGAGGCAATCAAGGTGGCCGCAAAGCATGAGGTGAAGACGGGCCCCGCCCGGATTTATACGACCATCGACGGCGGGAGCCCGCAGGCGTACGATATCAGGATCGAGTCGATCAACTACCACGACGACGCGCAGACGAAAAATCTGGTGATCTGCGTTACCGATCCCGAGCTGCTGAAAAAAACCGGCGGTATCGTCCAGGGAATGAGCGGCAGCCCGATCATTCAGAACGGCATGCTGGTGGGCGCCGTGACCCATGTGTTTGTCAACGACCCCGCCCGCGGCTACGGAATTCTTGCGGAAAACATGGCGGAAATATCCCAAAAGGTCAATACGGATCTTGATAAAAAAGCATCATAAAATCAGTATTATAATCTTTCCTTGAATATTTTCTCCCATCTCAATAAAAAATGTTGTGTAAGGTATTGCCATTTTTGACAATATATGGTATTATGTATCTGCAACAAAATTAACAGGGGGAGAAAAAATGGAAAAACATTTAAAACTGCTGATTTCCAATGATACTGACGAATTCAATCGGAATTATTCGCGCGATTTTGAGATGGCAGGTCTGGATGTGATTTACGCGCCGAAAGACGGCCTGCGCGTTCTCGAAAAAATCGATCACGAGAACCCGGACGTTGTTCTTCTGGATCTGTTTATGCCCCGCCTCGATGCGATCGGCGTCATTCATTCGGTCCAGAAAAAATGTTTGGGAAAGCAGCCGCTGTTCATTGTCATGTCGACGTTCAGCAGCCCCACGCTGGAACGCGAGGTCATGCTTTCCGGTGCCGCATATTTTGTGATTTGCCCCTTTAATGGCAAAGATCTGGCGGAACGGATTATCCAGCTTTGCGGGGGAACCCTTTCCGCCGGGGAGCAGCCGGCGGCCCGTCCGGCCAAGGCAAAGCCCTCGCTTGAAATCCAGGTGACGGAAATCCTGCACCAGATCGGCGTGCCGGCCCATATCAAAGGGTATCACTATCTGCGGGATTCCATTATTATGGCGATCGAAATACCGGACATCATCAACGCCGTGACAAAGCAGCTTTACCCCAGCGTGGCGAAGCGCTACGAAACGACCCCCTCGAGGGTGGAGCGCGCGATCCGCCACGCGATTGAAGTGGCGTGGGACCGCGGCGATATCGATATACTGAATTCCTATTTCGGCTACACCATCCACAATACGCGCGGAAAGCCGACGAACAGCGAATTCATCGCGATGATCAGTGACAAGCTGCGTCTGGAAATGAAATCCGCGAGCTGATAAAAATGGCTTGTACATTGGTTCTTTCCAGAAAAATGGAAATGAGTTCGGAGCGATGAATCCGATAAAAAAGCTTTATTTTTGCCCTGTCTGACTGTAGAATCTGCGGTCAGGCAGGGCATCTTTTTGAAGCAGGATGCTTTCGTCATGAAAAATGATGTTGCAGAATGAAAAGAGGATTCCGCCATTACGAGAAGCTCCATGAATCCCCTTTTGGAATGGGCGGAACAGGCACAGATTCAAGCCAAAATTCCACTTTTCAAGAA
This window of the Ruminococcaceae bacterium BL-6 genome carries:
- the spo0A gene encoding response regulator, phosphorylated in response to complex YlbF/YmcA/YaaT (Evidence 2a : Function from experimental evidences in other organisms; PubMedId : 8504245, 12406209, 15556029, 15808745, 23569226, 26152584, 27148245, 27501195, 28723971; Product type r : regulator), whose amino-acid sequence is MEKHLKLLISNDTDEFNRNYSRDFEMAGLDVIYAPKDGLRVLEKIDHENPDVVLLDLFMPRLDAIGVIHSVQKKCLGKQPLFIVMSTFSSPTLEREVMLSGAAYFVICPFNGKDLAERIIQLCGGTLSAGEQPAARPAKAKPSLEIQVTEILHQIGVPAHIKGYHYLRDSIIMAIEIPDIINAVTKQLYPSVAKRYETTPSRVERAIRHAIEVAWDRGDIDILNSYFGYTIHNTRGKPTNSEFIAMISDKLRLEMKSAS